In one window of Limnohabitans sp. MORI2 DNA:
- the metG gene encoding methionine--tRNA ligase: protein MSQRQLFVTTALPYANGNFHIGHIMEYIQADIWVRFQRMQGNKVDFVGADDTHGAPIMIAAEKAGITPQQFVANIAAGRKPYLDGFHIQFDNWHSTDAPENHELARQIYRDLRDIPESQGGSLIERRTIDQFFDPEKNMFLPDRFIKGECPKCHAHDQYGDNCEVCGAVYAPTDLINPFSALSGAKPELKSSEHFFFKLSDPRCVEFLEKWTQDGKLQAEVANKVKEWFTVRTNPDGTTSEGLGDWDISRDAPYFGIEIPDAPGKYFYVWLDAPVGYLASLKNLLDKRGENYDAYMANPALEQYHFIGKDIVTFHTLFWPAMLHFSGRKTPNNVFVHGFLTVNNGEKMSKSRGTGLDPLKYLSLGMNPEWLRYYLAAKLNNKNEDVDFNADDFMQRVNSDMIGKYVNIASRTSGFIAKKFEGKLASGYENSLQEMQLLSLFADTLPGIRKAIEARDYSKALRDVMMLTDRANEYVSERAPWDLSKHADKQVELHTVCSFSLVMFKLLTLALKPILPDTAQKVEQFFNIPPLTWADADNLLITPEGEQAANRINPAAMMGGHTINAYQHLMQRVTPEQLEALFEPPAVVEEKVTPGGEEIAPTISIDDFAKVDLRIAEIVNCEAVEGSTKLLRLTLDVGEGKTRNVFSGVASMYKPEDLKGKLTVMVANLAPRKMKFGVSEGMVLAASHADDKTDAGIYVLHPWPGAKPGMRIH from the coding sequence ATGTCTCAGCGCCAGCTATTTGTTACCACCGCCCTGCCCTACGCCAACGGCAACTTCCACATCGGCCACATCATGGAGTACATCCAGGCCGACATCTGGGTGCGTTTCCAGCGAATGCAGGGCAACAAAGTGGACTTTGTGGGCGCAGACGACACCCACGGCGCGCCCATCATGATTGCCGCCGAGAAGGCCGGCATCACCCCGCAGCAGTTTGTAGCCAACATCGCCGCAGGCCGCAAGCCGTATTTGGACGGTTTTCATATTCAGTTTGACAACTGGCACAGCACCGATGCGCCCGAGAACCACGAACTGGCCCGCCAGATTTACCGCGACTTGCGCGATATTCCCGAATCACAAGGCGGCTCACTGATCGAGCGCCGCACGATTGACCAGTTCTTCGACCCCGAAAAGAACATGTTCTTGCCAGACCGCTTCATCAAAGGCGAGTGCCCCAAGTGCCACGCCCACGACCAGTACGGCGACAACTGCGAGGTGTGCGGCGCGGTTTACGCCCCCACCGACCTCATCAACCCGTTCTCCGCTTTGTCGGGCGCTAAGCCTGAGCTAAAGAGCTCAGAGCATTTCTTCTTCAAGCTGTCTGACCCACGTTGCGTGGAATTCTTGGAAAAGTGGACGCAAGACGGCAAGCTGCAAGCCGAAGTGGCCAACAAGGTCAAAGAGTGGTTCACCGTGCGCACCAACCCCGATGGCACCACCAGCGAAGGTTTGGGCGACTGGGACATCTCGCGTGATGCTCCTTACTTTGGCATCGAAATTCCCGATGCACCAGGCAAGTACTTTTACGTGTGGCTCGACGCGCCTGTGGGCTACTTGGCCTCGCTCAAAAACTTGCTCGACAAGCGCGGTGAGAACTACGACGCCTACATGGCCAACCCTGCGTTAGAGCAATACCACTTCATCGGCAAAGACATCGTCACGTTCCACACGCTGTTCTGGCCCGCCATGCTGCATTTCAGCGGCCGCAAAACACCCAACAACGTGTTTGTGCACGGCTTCCTCACCGTCAACAACGGCGAGAAGATGAGCAAAAGCCGTGGCACTGGTCTCGATCCGCTCAAGTACCTGAGCCTCGGCATGAACCCCGAGTGGCTGCGCTACTACTTGGCAGCCAAGCTGAACAACAAGAATGAAGACGTGGACTTCAATGCCGACGATTTCATGCAACGTGTGAACAGCGACATGATTGGCAAATACGTCAACATTGCTAGTCGCACCTCGGGCTTCATCGCCAAGAAGTTTGAAGGCAAACTCGCCTCAGGTTACGAAAACAGCTTGCAGGAAATGCAATTACTCAGCCTGTTTGCTGACACGCTGCCAGGAATTCGCAAAGCCATCGAAGCCCGCGACTACTCCAAGGCACTACGCGACGTGATGATGCTCACCGACCGCGCCAATGAATACGTGAGCGAACGCGCACCTTGGGACTTGTCCAAGCATGCAGACAAACAAGTCGAGTTGCACACCGTGTGCTCATTTAGCTTGGTCATGTTCAAGCTGCTCACTCTCGCGCTCAAGCCCATCCTGCCCGACACAGCGCAGAAGGTGGAGCAGTTCTTCAACATCCCGCCTCTCACTTGGGCAGATGCAGACAACTTGCTCATCACACCCGAAGGCGAGCAAGCTGCCAACCGCATCAACCCAGCCGCCATGATGGGCGGACACACCATCAACGCTTACCAACACCTCATGCAACGCGTCACCCCCGAACAACTCGAAGCCTTGTTTGAACCCCCTGCCGTGGTGGAAGAAAAAGTGACGCCCGGCGGCGAAGAAATTGCGCCCACCATCAGCATCGACGACTTCGCCAAAGTCGATTTGCGCATTGCCGAAATCGTCAACTGCGAAGCGGTGGAAGGCTCGACCAAGCTGCTGCGCCTCACGCTCGATGTAGGCGAAGGCAAAACGCGCAATGTGTTCAGCGGTGTGGCCAGCATGTACAAGCCCGAAGATCTCAAGGGCAAGCTCACCGTGATGGTGGCCAATTTGGCCCCACGCAAGATGAAGTTTGGCGTGTCTGAGGGCATGGTGCTCGCCGCCAGCCATGCAGACGACAAAACTGATGCTGGCATTTATGTGCTCCACCCATGGCCCGGCGCAAAACCCGGAATGCGTATCCATTAA
- the panC gene encoding pantoate--beta-alanine ligase, which yields MQIVHTLADLRRALEPATLRAFVPTMGNLHQGHLELMQMARQEVDKRAATGGMTVASIFVNRLQFGPNEDFDTYPRTLENDCALLEANGCDVVFAPSEKDLYPEPQVFKVHPPAELADILEGAFRPGFFVGVSTVVHKLFNIVQPDLAVFGKKDYQQLMVIRRLVQQMALPIEIIGGETRRAEDGLALSSRNGYLSAEERAEAVQLSMALKGLAAATRAGNASGQLDVTAAEAAAMDALRQRGWVPDYITLRRQHDLSPVNGPCAEPLVVLGAAKLGKTRLIDNLEV from the coding sequence ATGCAAATCGTTCACACCCTCGCGGATCTGCGCCGCGCCCTAGAGCCAGCCACACTTCGCGCCTTCGTGCCCACCATGGGCAACCTGCACCAAGGCCATTTAGAGCTGATGCAAATGGCCCGCCAAGAGGTGGACAAACGTGCAGCCACAGGCGGTATGACCGTGGCCAGCATCTTCGTGAACCGCCTGCAATTTGGCCCCAACGAAGACTTCGACACCTACCCACGCACCCTAGAAAACGACTGCGCTTTGCTAGAAGCCAACGGCTGCGACGTGGTCTTTGCGCCGTCCGAAAAAGACCTCTACCCCGAACCCCAAGTGTTCAAGGTGCACCCACCCGCTGAGCTGGCCGATATCTTAGAAGGCGCGTTTCGGCCAGGCTTTTTTGTGGGCGTGAGCACCGTGGTGCACAAGCTGTTCAACATCGTGCAGCCCGACTTGGCCGTGTTTGGCAAGAAGGACTACCAACAGCTCATGGTCATCCGCCGCCTGGTGCAGCAAATGGCCTTGCCCATCGAGATCATCGGCGGCGAAACCCGCCGTGCTGAAGACGGCTTGGCGTTGAGTTCACGCAATGGCTATTTAAGCGCCGAAGAACGCGCCGAAGCTGTGCAACTGTCGATGGCTTTGAAAGGCTTGGCTGCTGCGACCCGTGCAGGCAATGCTTCAGGCCAGCTAGATGTGACGGCCGCCGAAGCCGCTGCGATGGATGCCCTGCGCCAACGCGGCTGGGTCCCTGACTACATCACCCTACGCCGTCAGCATGACTTGTCACCCGTGAACGGGCCATGCGCTGAGCCGCTGGTGGTGCTGGGTGCGGCTAAGCTGGGTAAGACGCGATTGATTGATAACTTGGAGGTTTGA
- a CDS encoding SulP family inorganic anion transporter codes for MLNFFRPHAIDSLKGYTRQRFYQDVGAGITVGVVALPLAMAFAIASGLKPEAGLFTAIIAGFLISALGGSRVQIGGPAGAFIVIVYGILERYGLANLIIATAMSGVLLFAMGLLRLGTLIRFIPVAVVIGFTNGIAVLIMVSQLKDFFGLQVKAMPADFFGILRTLSDSFGTLNAEALGLALVCLAVLAFWQLALPRLANAMPSTKSFSTIPGSIVVLVGATVAAKMMGLEVETIASRFGSIPNNLPAFAWPEFSWETAKFLLIPATTLALLGSIESLLCARIADQMMADGPYGDRHDANQELMAQGIANLVTPFFGGMPATGTIARTVTNVKNGGNSPVAGMVHAVTLLLVMLVAAPLAGDVPLAALSAILMFVAWNMGEWREFVHLRQFRMTYRVTLLLVFALTVIVDLTVAVEVGLIAACLTFIYRISSLSRAEQVQPDNHPELAGHEAKVQAHRLYGALFFGAVKLVEDIEEHLPEQALVLDLKNLIYIDTSGADALMALARSCRKKQVRLILCGVDHQPLEMMQRCGLLAQLPEQDLRPDLGQGLAAALGR; via the coding sequence ATGCTCAACTTTTTTCGCCCCCACGCCATCGATTCATTGAAGGGGTACACGCGTCAGCGCTTTTACCAAGACGTGGGCGCGGGTATCACGGTGGGCGTGGTGGCGCTGCCGCTGGCCATGGCGTTTGCCATTGCCTCGGGGCTCAAGCCCGAAGCGGGTTTGTTCACCGCCATCATTGCGGGCTTTTTGATTTCTGCTTTGGGCGGCAGCCGCGTGCAAATTGGCGGGCCAGCGGGGGCGTTCATCGTCATCGTCTATGGCATTTTGGAGCGCTACGGTTTGGCCAACCTCATCATCGCCACCGCCATGTCGGGCGTGTTGTTGTTTGCCATGGGCTTGCTGCGCTTGGGTACGCTCATTCGCTTCATTCCTGTGGCGGTGGTGATTGGTTTCACCAACGGCATTGCGGTGCTCATCATGGTGTCGCAGCTCAAAGACTTCTTTGGCTTGCAAGTCAAAGCCATGCCAGCAGACTTCTTTGGCATCTTGCGCACACTGAGCGACAGCTTTGGCACGCTCAACGCAGAAGCCTTGGGCTTGGCCTTGGTTTGTTTGGCCGTCTTGGCATTTTGGCAATTGGCCCTGCCGCGTTTGGCCAATGCCATGCCGAGCACCAAAAGTTTTTCCACCATCCCCGGCTCTATCGTGGTGTTGGTAGGCGCCACCGTTGCCGCCAAGATGATGGGGCTGGAGGTTGAAACCATCGCCTCACGCTTTGGCAGCATCCCCAACAACTTGCCCGCTTTTGCATGGCCTGAGTTCAGCTGGGAAACCGCGAAGTTCTTACTCATCCCCGCCACCACCTTGGCCTTGTTGGGCTCGATTGAATCGCTCTTGTGCGCCCGTATTGCCGACCAAATGATGGCCGATGGCCCCTATGGCGACCGCCACGATGCCAACCAAGAACTGATGGCCCAAGGCATTGCCAACCTCGTCACACCCTTCTTCGGCGGCATGCCCGCCACCGGCACGATTGCCCGCACTGTGACCAACGTGAAAAACGGTGGAAACAGCCCTGTGGCTGGCATGGTGCACGCCGTCACGTTGTTGCTGGTCATGCTGGTAGCCGCCCCCTTGGCAGGCGATGTGCCGCTGGCAGCGCTCTCGGCCATTCTGATGTTTGTGGCTTGGAACATGGGCGAGTGGCGCGAGTTTGTGCACCTGCGCCAGTTCCGCATGACCTATCGCGTCACCTTGCTGCTGGTGTTCGCCCTCACCGTCATCGTCGATTTGACGGTGGCTGTGGAGGTAGGCCTGATTGCCGCATGTTTAACCTTCATCTACCGCATCTCTAGCCTCAGCCGTGCCGAGCAAGTGCAGCCCGACAACCACCCCGAGTTGGCAGGCCACGAAGCCAAGGTGCAAGCCCACCGCTTGTATGGCGCGCTGTTCTTTGGCGCGGTCAAGCTGGTGGAAGACATTGAAGAACACCTGCCCGAGCAAGCTTTGGTGCTGGACCTGAAAAATCTCATCTACATCGACACCTCAGGCGCTGACGCGCTCATGGCTTTGGCCCGCAGTTGCCGCAAAAAACAGGTTCGCCTGATTCTGTGCGGCGTGGACCACCAGCCTTTAGAAATGATGCAGCGCTGTGGCCTACTGGCCCAGCTGCCCGAGCAAGACCTGCGTCCCGATTTGGGCCAAGGTTTGGCAGCAGCCCTCGGTCGTTAA
- the grxC gene encoding glutaredoxin 3 → MSPVKMYTTAVCPYCIRAKQLLQSKGVTQIEEIRIDTNPEQRAHMMEITGRRTVPQIFIGDTHVGGCDDLMALDAKGGLQPLLQS, encoded by the coding sequence ATGTCACCCGTCAAGATGTACACGACCGCCGTATGTCCTTACTGCATTCGCGCCAAGCAACTGTTGCAAAGCAAAGGCGTGACGCAGATTGAAGAAATCCGCATTGACACCAACCCCGAACAACGTGCGCACATGATGGAAATCACCGGTCGCCGCACCGTGCCGCAAATCTTCATTGGCGACACCCATGTGGGCGGTTGCGACGATTTGATGGCTTTGGATGCCAAAGGCGGCCTGCAGCCGTTGTTGCAGTCGTGA
- the apbC gene encoding iron-sulfur cluster carrier protein ApbC, producing MSLNEQTLTAALQTVIDPNTGKDFVTSKALKNLQINDGDVSFDVVLGYPAKSQIAGFRKELIAAAKSVAGVENVSANITVNIVAHAAQRGVALLPQVKNIIAVASGKGGVGKSTTAANLALALAAEGASVGLLDADIYGPSQPMMMGIEGRPESEDGQTMEPLENYGVQVMSIGFLVDQDEAMIWRGPMATQALEQLLRQTNWKSLDYLIVDMPPGTGDIQLTLSQRVPMTGSVIVTTPQDIALLDAKKGIKMFEKVGVPILGLVENMAVHVCTNCGHIEHIFGADGGKKMAAQYGMDYLGALPLNMQIRLQADSGKPTVVADPDGEVASIYKAVARQVAVKIAAKAKDFSSKFPSIKISKET from the coding sequence ATGTCATTGAACGAACAAACCCTCACCGCTGCCCTGCAAACCGTGATTGACCCCAACACGGGCAAAGACTTCGTGACCAGCAAGGCGTTGAAGAACCTGCAAATCAACGATGGTGATGTGTCGTTTGACGTGGTGTTGGGCTACCCAGCCAAGAGCCAAATTGCGGGTTTTCGTAAAGAGTTGATTGCTGCAGCCAAGAGCGTGGCGGGCGTTGAGAACGTGTCAGCCAATATCACGGTCAACATCGTGGCGCATGCCGCGCAGCGCGGTGTGGCTTTGTTGCCGCAAGTTAAAAACATCATTGCTGTGGCTTCAGGCAAAGGCGGTGTGGGCAAAAGTACCACTGCTGCCAACTTGGCTTTGGCCTTGGCTGCCGAAGGCGCAAGCGTGGGTTTGCTCGACGCCGATATCTACGGCCCTAGTCAGCCCATGATGATGGGCATTGAAGGTCGCCCCGAGAGCGAAGACGGTCAAACCATGGAGCCCCTCGAAAACTATGGCGTGCAAGTCATGTCCATCGGTTTCTTGGTGGATCAAGATGAGGCAATGATTTGGCGTGGCCCCATGGCCACCCAAGCGCTGGAGCAGTTGCTGCGCCAGACCAATTGGAAGTCGTTGGACTATTTGATTGTGGACATGCCGCCCGGTACGGGCGACATTCAGCTCACCCTGAGCCAGCGCGTCCCCATGACAGGGTCGGTCATCGTCACGACACCGCAAGACATTGCGCTGCTCGATGCCAAAAAAGGCATCAAGATGTTTGAGAAGGTGGGCGTGCCCATCCTCGGTTTGGTCGAGAACATGGCGGTGCATGTGTGCACCAACTGTGGCCACATTGAACACATTTTTGGCGCGGACGGCGGCAAGAAGATGGCCGCGCAATACGGCATGGACTACCTAGGTGCGCTGCCACTCAACATGCAAATTCGCCTACAAGCCGACAGCGGTAAACCCACCGTGGTGGCCGATCCCGATGGCGAAGTGGCGAGCATCTACAAGGCGGTGGCCCGCCAAGTTGCCGTGAAAATTGCTGCGAAAGCCAAGGACTTTTCTAGCAAGTTTCCTAGCATCAAGATCTCCAAAGAGACTTGA
- a CDS encoding DUF3460 family protein has protein sequence MSIFQRDHYTSEATQFIESLKAKNPKLEQSQREGRALLWDKHVNTEIQQDLQAGRVAQKPYVYQTNA, from the coding sequence ATGTCGATTTTTCAACGCGACCACTACACCTCAGAAGCCACGCAATTCATCGAGTCGCTCAAGGCCAAAAACCCAAAGCTTGAACAAAGCCAACGCGAAGGCCGCGCTTTGCTGTGGGACAAGCATGTGAACACCGAAATCCAGCAAGACCTGCAAGCTGGCCGCGTGGCGCAAAAGCCCTACGTTTACCAAACGAACGCTTGA
- the panB gene encoding 3-methyl-2-oxobutanoate hydroxymethyltransferase: protein MSNPNASPYGTLPPASPVAARKPISLPRLNEMRARGEKITMLTAYDATFAAVADAAGVECILVGDSLGMVCQGLTSTVGVTLDTMRYHVESVARGIRRVQGTAWIIGDLPFGSYQESKEQALRSATVLMQAGAHMVKLEGGGWTTDIVHFLVERGIPVCAHLGLTPQTVHALGGYRVQGRGDSATQLRQEAIALQNAGASMLVLEMVPEPLSTALTQELPSCHTIGIGAGNGTAGQVLVMHDMLGVNLGKNPKFVHNFMEGQASVQAAMSAYVAAVKNGTFPDNAKHAWA, encoded by the coding sequence ATGAGCAACCCCAACGCTTCGCCCTACGGCACTTTGCCGCCCGCTTCCCCCGTCGCCGCCCGCAAGCCCATCAGCTTGCCCCGCTTGAACGAGATGCGCGCCCGTGGTGAAAAAATCACCATGCTCACCGCCTACGACGCCACATTTGCTGCCGTGGCCGATGCTGCTGGCGTGGAATGCATCTTGGTCGGCGACTCACTCGGCATGGTCTGCCAAGGCCTCACCAGCACCGTGGGCGTGACGCTGGACACCATGCGCTACCACGTCGAAAGCGTGGCCCGTGGCATCCGCCGTGTGCAAGGCACAGCGTGGATCATTGGCGACTTACCCTTTGGCAGCTACCAAGAGTCCAAAGAGCAAGCCCTACGCAGCGCCACGGTTTTGATGCAAGCGGGCGCTCACATGGTCAAGCTCGAAGGCGGTGGCTGGACCACCGACATCGTGCATTTTTTGGTGGAGCGCGGCATTCCCGTCTGTGCGCATTTGGGCCTCACCCCCCAAACCGTGCATGCCTTGGGCGGCTACCGCGTGCAAGGCCGTGGCGACTCGGCCACCCAACTGCGCCAAGAAGCCATTGCTCTGCAAAACGCAGGCGCCAGCATGTTGGTACTAGAAATGGTCCCCGAACCACTGTCCACCGCCCTCACGCAAGAGCTGCCAAGCTGCCACACCATTGGCATTGGCGCGGGCAATGGCACGGCCGGCCAAGTGCTGGTCATGCACGACATGCTAGGCGTCAACTTGGGCAAAAACCCCAAGTTCGTGCACAACTTCATGGAAGGCCAAGCCAGCGTGCAAGCCGCCATGAGCGCCTATGTGGCCGCCGTCAAAAACGGTACTTTCCCCGACAACGCCAAACACGCTTGGGCTTGA
- a CDS encoding rhodanese-like domain-containing protein, with protein sequence MKFILDNWMLITIALSSGFFLLLPVVQGAAASGITPTEAVQCMNREKGVVVDVCGADEYAQGHIKGAVNVPLDELEARLDKVVKNKGTPVIMVCAAGARSKRAQAIAQKLGYEKVHSLNGGLKAWKEANLPVAKA encoded by the coding sequence GTGAAATTTATTCTCGACAACTGGATGTTGATCACCATCGCTTTGAGCAGTGGTTTCTTTTTGCTGCTGCCCGTGGTGCAAGGCGCAGCGGCCAGTGGCATCACGCCCACCGAAGCTGTGCAATGCATGAACCGCGAAAAAGGCGTGGTGGTGGATGTGTGCGGTGCAGACGAATATGCGCAAGGCCACATCAAAGGTGCTGTGAACGTTCCGCTGGACGAATTGGAAGCCCGTTTAGACAAAGTTGTGAAAAACAAAGGCACGCCCGTCATCATGGTGTGTGCGGCTGGTGCGCGCTCGAAGCGTGCTCAAGCCATTGCCCAAAAACTGGGTTACGAGAAGGTGCATTCGCTCAATGGCGGGCTCAAAGCATGGAAAGAGGCTAATCTGCCTGTGGCGAAAGCCTGA
- a CDS encoding NAD(P)H-dependent glycerol-3-phosphate dehydrogenase, producing the protein MKVAVLGAGAWGTALAINAGAHHTVTLWARDARQAQAMQAERVNTRYLPELPFTAGVQVSSAPLGPWLAEQDLVVIGSPMSSLRGMLTQLAPILGSKVPVAWLCKGFEAALDGVGLMAHEVQAQVAPALRGGALSGPSFAQEVARCMPTALVAASNDAAVRDAMVQAFHNNSLRVYANDDIVGVEVGGAVKNVLAIATGLCDGLQLGLNARAALITRGLAEITRLGVALGAKTETFMGLSGLGDLVLTATGDLSRNRKVGLALAQGMTLQQAVDSLGHVAEGVYCARTVAQRAQHLGVEMPIAQAVVALLDGKTTPVQAVAELMGRGAKGE; encoded by the coding sequence GTGAAGGTTGCCGTTTTAGGTGCAGGCGCGTGGGGCACAGCATTGGCGATTAATGCGGGCGCACACCACACCGTGACCCTGTGGGCGCGCGATGCGCGCCAAGCGCAAGCTATGCAGGCGGAGCGTGTGAACACACGTTATTTGCCTGAGTTGCCCTTTACCGCCGGCGTGCAAGTATCGTCAGCACCTCTTGGCCCTTGGTTGGCCGAGCAAGATTTGGTGGTCATCGGTTCACCTATGAGCAGCCTGCGTGGCATGCTCACGCAACTCGCGCCCATTTTGGGTAGCAAGGTGCCTGTGGCATGGCTTTGCAAAGGCTTTGAAGCGGCTTTGGATGGTGTGGGCTTGATGGCTCACGAAGTGCAAGCCCAAGTGGCCCCCGCGTTGCGCGGCGGTGCGCTCAGTGGCCCCAGCTTTGCGCAAGAAGTGGCACGCTGCATGCCCACCGCCTTGGTGGCTGCCAGCAACGACGCTGCGGTGCGCGACGCCATGGTGCAAGCCTTTCACAACAACAGCCTGCGTGTGTACGCCAACGATGACATCGTGGGCGTGGAGGTGGGCGGTGCGGTGAAAAACGTGTTGGCCATCGCTACAGGTTTATGCGATGGATTGCAGTTGGGATTGAATGCCCGTGCTGCACTCATCACTCGCGGCTTGGCCGAAATTACGCGCCTCGGCGTGGCATTGGGCGCTAAGACTGAAACCTTCATGGGCCTCTCGGGCTTGGGCGACTTGGTGCTTACCGCCACAGGCGATCTGAGCCGCAACCGCAAAGTGGGCCTCGCTTTGGCCCAAGGCATGACGTTGCAACAAGCGGTCGACTCACTCGGCCACGTGGCTGAAGGCGTGTACTGCGCCCGTACTGTGGCGCAACGTGCGCAGCACTTAGGTGTAGAGATGCCGATTGCGCAGGCTGTCGTGGCGTTACTTGACGGTAAGACCACGCCAGTACAGGCGGTTGCTGAATTGATGGGGCGCGGAGCTAAGGGCGAATAA
- a CDS encoding ScpA family protein, with translation MPEVIDNVAVARLYGEPLFAMPQDLYIPPDALEVFLEAFQGPLDLLLYLIRKQNFNILDIPMAALTRQYLSYVDEIRSRNLELAAEYLLMAAMLIEIKSRMLLPPKKVAEGQEPEDPRAELVRRLLEYEQMKLAAAKLNEVPQFGRDFLRAQVYIEQSLQPRFPDVHVVELQQAWADILKRAKLVQHHKISREELSVREHMSIVLKKLQGQRFVEFENLFDPAEGVPVLVVTFIALLELGKETLIEITQAEAFAPIYVRLAYTPT, from the coding sequence ATGCCAGAGGTGATCGACAACGTGGCTGTGGCCCGCCTGTATGGCGAGCCGCTGTTCGCCATGCCGCAGGATTTGTACATCCCGCCAGACGCGCTCGAAGTTTTCCTCGAGGCCTTCCAAGGCCCGCTGGATTTGCTGCTCTACCTCATCCGCAAGCAAAACTTCAACATTCTCGACATCCCCATGGCCGCGCTCACGCGCCAGTACCTGAGCTATGTGGACGAGATTCGCAGCCGCAACTTAGAACTGGCCGCCGAGTATTTGCTGATGGCCGCCATGCTGATTGAAATCAAATCACGCATGTTGCTGCCACCCAAGAAGGTAGCCGAAGGCCAAGAGCCCGAAGACCCCCGCGCCGAGCTGGTGCGCCGCTTGCTCGAATACGAGCAAATGAAGCTCGCCGCCGCCAAGCTCAATGAAGTGCCGCAGTTTGGCCGCGACTTCTTGCGCGCACAGGTCTACATCGAACAATCGCTGCAACCGCGCTTTCCGGATGTGCATGTGGTCGAGCTTCAACAAGCGTGGGCCGACATCTTGAAGCGTGCCAAGCTGGTGCAGCACCACAAAATCAGCCGCGAAGAACTGTCTGTGCGTGAGCACATGAGCATCGTGTTGAAGAAGCTCCAAGGCCAACGCTTTGTCGAGTTTGAAAACCTCTTTGACCCCGCTGAAGGCGTGCCTGTTTTGGTGGTCACCTTCATCGCCTTGCTGGAGCTGGGCAAAGAAACCCTGATTGAAATCACCCAGGCCGAGGCTTTTGCCCCGATTTACGTGCGTTTGGCCTATACCCCGACGTAA
- a CDS encoding AraC family ligand binding domain-containing protein, producing MPSMNLPSFDQFKQQALAAGFDEVIERDWPPHTVLDTHTHPFAVHAILTRGEMWLTLNGQTQHLLLGSVFELERDVPHDERYGAEGATYWVARRN from the coding sequence ATGCCCAGCATGAACTTGCCTAGCTTTGATCAATTCAAGCAACAAGCCCTTGCCGCTGGGTTTGACGAGGTGATTGAGCGCGACTGGCCGCCTCACACTGTGCTGGATACCCACACCCACCCGTTTGCGGTGCATGCCATCCTCACGCGCGGCGAGATGTGGTTGACCCTAAATGGTCAAACTCAGCACCTGTTGCTAGGTTCCGTTTTTGAGCTAGAACGCGATGTCCCCCACGACGAGCGGTATGGCGCAGAAGGCGCAACTTATTGGGTGGCTCGTCGAAACTAA
- the secB gene encoding protein-export chaperone SecB, with protein MSEEQATPVFQIQRVYLKDLSLEQPNSPAILTSTEQPSVDIQLGVGMEQVADGIVEVTVTATITTKIEDKTVFLVEAKQAGIFEVRNLPDDQMGPVIGIACPQIIYPYLRGNVADVIQRAGFPPVHLAEINFQAMYEQQQQQAAASVQ; from the coding sequence ATGTCAGAAGAACAAGCAACACCCGTCTTTCAAATTCAACGCGTCTATTTGAAAGACCTATCTTTGGAGCAACCCAACTCCCCTGCCATCCTCACCAGCACAGAGCAACCTTCGGTGGACATTCAGTTGGGCGTGGGCATGGAACAAGTGGCCGATGGCATTGTGGAAGTGACCGTGACAGCCACCATCACCACCAAGATTGAAGATAAAACTGTGTTCTTGGTCGAAGCCAAGCAAGCGGGTATTTTTGAAGTGCGTAACTTGCCCGACGACCAAATGGGTCCCGTCATTGGCATCGCTTGCCCCCAGATCATTTACCCCTACCTGCGTGGCAACGTGGCCGATGTGATTCAACGCGCTGGTTTCCCACCTGTGCACTTGGCTGAAATCAACTTCCAAGCCATGTACGAACAACAGCAGCAACAAGCAGCTGCCTCTGTTCAGTAA